Genomic window (Vigna unguiculata cultivar IT97K-499-35 chromosome 10, ASM411807v1, whole genome shotgun sequence):
tattttattggggaggccttggcaatttgacaagatATCCATGCACAATGACTTCACCAATGAGATCACCTTCACACATAAGGAGATGAAGTTTGTGCTTCATCCTTTAACACCAAcccaagtggtagaggatcaagtaaaaatgaaaaaaaaaacaaatgaagaaaaagaaaaatctaccTACATGCATATTACTAAAACATGTTCCAAATATTTAGGTAGAAAACACAAATTTTGAATGCTCTAGCAAAAGAGTCATCATTATAACATCAATCTTATTTCTTCCTCTTAAGCAGAAAAGTAAGACAAAAATAAACCTTGGGTcgaaaaacaaaatatctttGAGATGTAATGGCTTCAACATAAAACAAACAAGGAACTAAATGAAAATGTTCTTCAGAACAAATACCTTTATCATTCACTTGATAAAAGGTGTACGGACATTTGGAGCTACATCCTTTTGACGATTATCAACATAATACATACCTTGGCGTTTGATTTTGTTGCAAAATGCTTTGATCTTGCGGGAGGATGACAAAACATGACCATTAAAAATGATTGTTGTCATGGAGAACCATGCAGATCTGAGGGTAGATCCTTACAGACTTTTCATATCAATTCACAATCACTATACCAATTTCTAATATGCATACATGCAAAGAAAACTAAAATGAGCATGAAAAACATCCAAACTAGTCAAAACAACCCACATCATTTCGTTGCAACAAACAAGTCATTCATTTATGCACACCAGAGTTGACCTCATAAGCAAGCGTTTTCACTCAAGCACTTTTACACAAATCAATTTAAATGTTTACTCTTTTCACTTGGTGTTAAGCTGCAGTTCCATAGGCTTGTAAAGCCTCTGACATCCACCAATTGTCTCAAGCACTTTTTGAATAAATAGGACATTCATTCCATCTTGTAATCTGGCTTGGATAAGGGTGGGATAACAATGGTTGCAAGGTTGTGAATCAAAGAGCAATGAAACAGTGAGATATTAATGGTCCATGTGGTTAAACTTAATTTAGGACTAGCTTTTGGCACCACTCTTCATCAACCAACTTtgcttatttttatctttttctttcatttttttatctgcACTTTGTGcttctttttcatttaacaaCCTTCAACATTTAGCTTCTTTTTCatcacatttatattttttttagtttcctTTGTTGTTGCGACTCTTTTATGTTGCATTTTCTTTCTCACTATCACAACACTAATATGGCATATTTTTCCTCTTGAAAGAACTTAATACTCCAACACTTGAATCATACACATTTAACCATTGTGTTCCGTTATTCACAGCTCGAGTTGGCAAATTTCTTTGGTTTTTATAGTCATGGGCTAATTATCACAGTAAATAGTACACAGGGAAGGGTAAAATGGCTCAAAACAAAGTTACAATGGTGCATAAATGCAGGTTGGCTGAATTTGGCCAGTGGTTAAGATAAAAAAGTGGCTTATATCATgttcaaagtgtgctaaaaacaaatgGCATAAAATGGAGTCTCCACATGTTCTATTGTGAAACATACACAAGTTAATCACACATGAATCACCATTTAGGCTCAAATCTCTCTAAGTGTAGAATGTGTCAAAACTAGTGGACAATGTATCCAAATTAGAATACAATCTACTCAAATTAGAATTTTTACATAGATAGACATCATGAAAGTGAAAATAGTGAGTGAGCAAAGATGAAAAtctataaaatacatttaatgaAACAACTAAAACTATCTCTACAAGTTCTAATTAACTAACAATGATCAAAGGAAGACTCCACTACGCTAAAATTATCGATAGACAACACGCTTTAGAGAGCATTTATTTCATTAAGTGCTATAAATCAAAACACGAAATCAAAAGACAATGATTTATGAGATAAATGCTATAAAAATAACTACATATAGATAGTGCTTCATGGGAAAAGGCGCTAtctatatttgatttatattttaaaaacaaataataattttagacaAATCAATGGAGAGCGTTTTTAGATTTAAGTGCCATGTATTGTGATATCAATAAATagcttttaattaaataagcgtcttctattgaataaaaaaaaaagtcatttatTCTCCCACACACAAAGCTAAATCCCTCACACCCACAAGCACAATGCACTTATAATCCCTAATTCATTGTGACGTTGACACAATCATCGCTCTAACAACACAAAGCTCATATTCGAAACTCAGCTCTTCGATTTGTCAACATGTAACTACAAATTCATGACCCTTCTCTATCCCTTTCCCTCCTCCCAAACCCTTCTATAGGTTTCTTGTTGGCTGCCTATTCTTAGTCTCATAAAGGTGAGAATGGAATGCTTGCGATTTGAATCCCCAACCCCAAATGAACTATTTCATCTGGGCTCATAAGAAATCATAAGAAACCCTAGATGAACCCCAATGGGTGCAATCGATCTCCTCGATGGAGTGTTGGTGTGGGCTAGTAGGGAGTACCACAAGATCTTGGTTAGTGAAGACGATGTTCAGCTTGGTAGTGAACTCAATGAGAGAGTAGGCTAgggtcttcttcttcttaggCTTTGTACTAGTGACGACGTGTGGGTGGAGTTCTATTGAAGTAGTTTGACCTTGTGTTCCTCATAATAGATGGCCCACACATTTAGCTTTCACCTGGCAGACACAGTAGCACCATTCTCTAATTTGCTTTCTGACCaaaatttctttccttttttttttctctcactctTTTCTTTGTTCTCTATGTGATCACCTTACATCCAATGTTGTTACTAAGAATACTTCAGGCTTATGCGCAATTACTCTTCCTTCTCACTCTCTTAGGCAGAAAAATCTTCAACCCCTAATGGAAGCCTAGGATTCTTGACTTCAAATAAGCGGTTGAGTATTTATGCATCCCTACCGGTAGGCATGCTATGATTTAAGTTGTAGAAGAGTCTTCACCTTTCTTCCGAACATTTTAAGGCCCCTAGAATGACTCTGCAAAGGTTTGAAATcacttcctcttcttctctagGGTATGAATTGAACTACATTGAGTCAAAAggaaggaggaagaagaagataaggTGTGTTTAAGAGTGAGTTTAAGTGCAATGATGTTATGTGGAAGTGAAACAAAAACATTAAGACACCAATTGATGGGCCTTTGCTTGTGATAACGTTGTCTTTGACACGATCAagttaatactactaaactatagttgTAACACCCTTTTCGTGATGTCACgtgaaaacatatttttttcaaacttcCAAAATAAACCTTTGATACCATCTTATAAAATAGGAACTTCATAAATACTTTATCTCACAAGCCACATGACAATTTTGATTTAAGTCAAACTTTATTCTCAAAATATAGCACCATTAAAGTCCATACAAATCATTCCAGTATAAGCcattaaataaaacttattgCAAATCCTCGTAAAACCAAGATCATCTTCCAAAATCTCTAACTATTacattgaaattcaaaatagtTTCAAAATGCTTTAAGTAAAACTTATAAGTCCTTCACATGAGCTCCTCACAGCTATACATATCCACTAGCATCTGCATCGACATCAACTCTTGTATAACACAAGTTATATGATCATCGTAAGTGGAAATGACAACCACAAACATTCAAGGGTGAGCTAACCATGTAACACATCCCCTAACAATGTATATCAACATATGACTCTCCTAGCATTACCACAATATAACATAACTCATTCAAGATATCAACTATCACATGTTCTCAAAACCACAACATGTAATCATCAACATATTACCACTAAGTAATATCAAATGGTATGACATTCTCTGACAACTAACCACTCTACCTTTGTTGCGGAACAACGCCTCTTGTAAAATTCATTTCCCTTGCTTTCCATAAACTTAGAAGCAATAACTTCACTCGCTCAACAAAGCCTTGGATAGGAGCAATCTTTCTAAGCTCATGCCAAAGACTTATGGTGGAATGAAACCCTTTTACCGTGACTCGACAAAGCTCTCTAAGTAAAAGAACCATCTAGACTTTACAATTATTAGAGAATCCATATTGTTACATCACATATGTACACATATACATATCATATCACATCACATAATCCACCATACATCAACTCATCATGCCCAAACATCCAATATACTACAAATAAGGTCCTATAACAATTTatcacaacaaaaatatttatacaacacaacaacaaaaaaaagcaATCATGTGTGATATATATCTCCAACTACAGACCTTTAAAAGAAGATCAGGCCAGTCAAATTAAAGAACAACATGTTACTAATAAACTATCAAAATTTCAGCTCAACCTAACCTTTAACGAAccaataaacttaattttacaaaaattgtgtAGACTAGAAAAACACACACGCCCAACGACCTCACCATTACCCAATGCAGAAACCCCTTTTCGCCCTACAACCCAAATCGCTCAATGAACACTTCGTCTCATAATTTTCTCAAATGCAACAACCAAGTCACTCGCCCAATGACTCCCACTTGCCTAATGAACAATTTGGTTTGTAATAGCACTTccagaataaaaaagaagaagaatgaatAGACATAATTATGCAAATTTCGCAGCGCCTAACTTGGTAATACACTAGGATCACTACACCACATAACCATACACAAAAATTCCAATACTTACCATTTCAACATTCCATTTTGTGTATCAAACCAGCCAAACAATTTCCTAAAATCTGAACCAACCTGCATTCATCAATTCACATACTAAACTTAACTTCTCTCCAACCCAATACATATAACACAAAGGTTCCTTAAAAAAACCATATAACAATTTAGCTCATAATCCCACTTCCATTTAGTGTATAAGAAACATCAATATGTAACTTATGCACCATTAAAGTTTTGCACATAATGTACCTAATTAGACAATTCTCAAAGTCTCAAAGCAAGTGAAAATAATCTATCAACCAACCAATCAACTTAGCTCTACACCATCAAAGACTGTggaatcaaataattttttctccTCTACAAACCCAAATTTACCTACAATTCCAAATCAAAAGTAATTCTCTAGTGCCTCCAAAATTTACATTCatacaatttatgaaaaaaaaaaccattatcACAACACACCAAAAATTCTGCTCAATTCTAATTTGAAAACAACCACCACACCCTCAAACCCTCATAGAAGATCACGTTCAtttcaccaaaaaaaaaaaaaaacaccaccAACCCTTACATCCCAACAGAAAGAACCCATGATTCACCAATCAAACATGATTAGTTCTCTTTACCTATAATTCTTGCAGAAAGACTATTGCCATTGGTCTATTCTCCCTTGATCTTCATGTCCTAACCAACCTTTGCTCTTCTCCTTCACGAACCCTCTGCTCTCTTCAAGACCCGATTTTTaacttggaaaaaaaaatacaccttATGATTTCCCTTAACTCAACGTTGAGTGGTTGCCCAAAAAAAAGGAACTCTTGACTAGCTTTTTACCCTCCCCTCCTTCTTTCCATGTTAACCTTTTAGTGCTCACTTAATTCACCCTATTCCACTTAACATTTTTGTGCTCACTTAATTCACCCTATTCCACATTAACCTTATAGTACCAAATTAATTCACCCTAATTTCCAATTAATTTCTTGTACATGTGTCTAGATACAAGGAATTTGCCTCAACTTTTCTCCTTCTTAGGTGCACCAcctcaaaaattataaaaaagaaaaaaagaaacctTTTTTGTTATAGCCCAAGTTCAAACTCACCACCTCTTTGTTCTAAACCAACATTCCAAACCATATCAACTATCCCATTTTCCTTATCACCAAGACTCTCCACAACATACAATACATTcaagaaaatgaattataaaCATGCCAAATGaattataactaatttataaaatacacacCACACCAAAATGTTGCCAtaaacattcataaaaaaaaatatttaaaatataaacaatccAAATATAACCATAAGGAATTAAACCGTTAATCACCAACCCAAGACAAGACTCTAACCAAATGTGTTATACTTCACTTtcgtaaaattatttatttacataatatCCCACCTCCATTTGTCACTtttgaattaataattatatttcttggGTCATACAATAGcaaatttttaagataatagttaacaaaatagaaagggtagtCAACCCTAAGTTATCTCCCaccgaacacgaaattgattctagacaaattagttcttaaaaaaactatacaaaagggattagtcaaatataataataaaaataatagaagataaagaaaaagataaaaagatataaaaccaatgataaaaaaatatattgtttccactgttttttcaaaatagattcatcatcggttatctaagaTTATTGTTCAACTAAtaattgttgtagatttacaaagtaatcaatgtaaagtctcaattaattttttggtgttcttacttttaaccaaagtacaatctcaattaaaggTTTAGATTACCCATAAAAAGTTCGACGAAAATACaatcttaatcaaattttactatacctaatcatgtcTGATTCTGGTTGGTCAGAAATAAAATCAGAGACGTAATAtgtcttttttgtgttagtttcttttatctcctcatgaattaaaaacatttaactaATCAAAGTAAGGTCTTTACTAATATCAATTATAGTAATTACCTtaaaccaaagtaaagtctcaattatagGTAAAatctcatttaatcacatgaaagtttctaaataaaatcaaaagtcTTAATTAGATGTGAAAAGCCTTCAAgacatatgattagcatgcataaAGATTTTAACATTTCGCTAATTAGCTAGCAtgtaaaatcattactttttatttgatcctgaaacaaaagacatagataaattaaaacctcaacaataatgaaagaacaaagaaaatatttttttataacctaAAAATCCAGAATTAAATTACAGTGGGACCAACCTTAGAAGTTTGGTACTTCGTGAAatcaaaatagtaaaagaagTGGGTAGAGAGAGAACGAACAtaggccccctaagggttcTTAAACTCCAAAGTTCTGACCTTGTTCTTTTTGCTTCCCATGTCtctttttataagaattaattgGGCTTGAATCtagattttctatttttgaaaTCTCTcacatatctttaaaataatgatatgtATCATTTATCTTTTTAGTGATTCTGAATATCTAAAACTATTTGGaaagacataattaattttaaaactatttgacaaatatagttggttaataatttttaatataattaaataaataaattacttaaagTTATTTGTATCGCCaactttgaattaattttccaaaacacaaacattaaattgaaacttaaaattcttaaatgtaGAATACGAAACGCAGATAGGAGTCGAACACTCTTCTTACTTGCAGAACTCGTGTTCAAATTACATTTCGATGTAAACATTAAAAGAAACGGTTCCCACGGCTAAAAAGTAAAGACATGGTAACATGAATTACAAGATAAATCAAGTCCTATCTCTATTTACTGGTTCCTATCATAGGAACTTATTAACTTCACAAAATCAAACTGCCACAAACAAGAATAAGTTTTATTAATTACCGCTCTTTGCTGAATAATATGTCTGTGCGATGGTGAGGCCAAGCAGCGCCACAGCTGCTAACACTCCTATGAGTTTCCAAACCGTAGGAATGTGTTCCTTTATCAGAATGTCATACCAGTTTTTccaatagtaaaaaataattgcaaTGATACGTCGGCACTGATGCCAAGTGACTGCAGGCCATTTTGTTAACGATCTCTTTCCCGTGTCTGAGTTCAACTTGGCACAAACATCACTATAACTCCAATCCATCTGATCAACTCCCTGACTCAGAGTTTCAAACATCTTCAATATATCTTCATTTCTTTTCCCGGATTCATTAACTATAATTCCAAGACGCTCCAGCAGTTCGATGTCATGCGTACAACAGATCAAGCCTTGGAAAAACAAAGCATAAGAAGTCAATTTGCAACTGGTTACAATTCTGCTCTGCTCCCACGCAATCATGTTCCTCCACGTGACTTCCGTTGACTTCTTAATACGCAGCTGAGGAATCTCTAACACCCCATTGTCGAAAATTATCTCAAAGTTAAACATATCACCAAACTGGTTCACATTGCTTCTATCTCCTGGACCACCTCGTCTTATTGTTACTCCACGAGCTCGAAGTCCAGTAGCACAGTGCTCTAACTCTTTAAGCGCTTGCCTAGGTTTTTTCTATCCTCCTGGTTCACGATGGATAAATGAACAAGGTGAAGAAGATGAGCCGCACCAGAGGTAGGAACAACCGAAGGATAGCCTACAGCTCCAATTGCAAGAGTAGCAACACGGTTATCTTGCTGAATGGGAACAGGAATCGGGAAAAGTTTTCTGTACAACTTCTTGAGAACAATGAAGGGTACTTGGTTCTCAAGAAGAAGCAAGTCACTCAACACAGACAACACTTTCTCATGGCTTTCGAATACAGGGTCGTCATCATAATCACCATTATCCTCAGCCTTCAAGGCTTCTTTATACTCGTAAAGCCTGTGAATAAACTCTAACAAGAAAAAACCATCCAAAAGCATAAGTTTTGCTAGCTCGTGGGGTTCAGATAGAGCGTTCCCCACATAGCTGGCACGAACTACGTATTCTATCTCCAGAATGGTCTCACCGCATACTTTCACCATGCCTGGCCCGTCTTCAATTCTCCCTTCTTGTTGCGCTTGGTACACGGATCGTCGTATAAGAGACCGCATGTAATTCCATTTGGGTTGTTCCATCATCAACAAGAGATCGTTTTGGGATCCCCTGTGGTAGGGTCCGATGGAGACAACCTGCGGAACGTATGCGTCCTTGTTTGGCTTTCTAAGCTTGTCTGGAACCTTGGAGATGCTGCATGCCTCAACTTGTCCGTGTCTTACAGTACCCAACGACACTTGAATAGGCAAGATCCAACTGCTGGGGTCAACATTGGGTTCTCTGCTTGAATCCATATCTCACCGATTAGGCTAACGAAGAATTCTCAGAACAAACCCCAGCAAGTGCTTGTTCTTGTTTTTTCGTTTTGATAAAGACTCTGGACAACACTGATCCCAATATATATGTTGTTAGTGGTGGTGGAAGGGCCTATATTTTCTTTCAAGTAAAAGAGTTTAAGTTGTCAGTGAGTTGAAAAGCTGAAAAAGATTAGGATCACTGGAGAGCAACGAGTAAGAGTAGGTATGAGTAATAAATTACGTTACTGtagtttattgttattttattaaaaaaaaaatattttaaccaacTTTTTTTACCCACTTTTAACCTATTACTTCAGTTATCATtagatatttttcttattttttttaataatacgaTGTGATAATCTaatggtaattaaaataatagattaaaatttaataaaaaaaagtagattaaagtatcattgttcttttattaaatttgtccTGAGTTCCACACTCATGTGTTtctcttattaaatttttcCTGAGTTCCACACTCATGTGTTTCTCTGTCTAGGTTAGGTAACAACAATATGGAGGTTGGTGATGTTCTATAATAAAATTGGTAGCATTGATACTTGGTCAATGCGAAAATGGATTAGAAAATAAAACCTATTATCACTGCTCGTATAATGTGAACACGATCTATTTAAAGAATTACATGTTAATCAATGGCTGAGCTACTTCTgggtaaaagaagaaaaaaacttaaaattatatatatttctaaacctttattttgttctttttcatatttatttttattttaatgcttTGTTTATCCTCCagaaacttatatatatatatatatatatatatatatatatatatatatatatatatatatatatatatggatatcaacggggcgggtagagtacgggtagtagtttcctcgtaccctacccactggataaatatctgccctgtacccgtatccatattcgtcgggtatccattatgcgggtacccgtctatttttttcatatccgcggatatttacaaaattatttaaaaagtaaatatttaatcataaattcaaataaaataaaatacatcactgtcataaattttaaataaagtttaaacaaactcaagtctatacaagtccaaataattataaaaataaatataaaatgacgttcaacacaatgaaaattctttaattagtgttttgatcaacaaaccCACTTTCTACGATTGATTcagattcctgaaaaataatcaaataataaacttcAACTGCtacgtgccaagtattcttattttgattatcGTTTCACAAcaaacataccataaacgtcactgTCTATATAGAGTTTGATGTATATGCTCAATTTCAAATaagggaaagagaagaatgttaagggggtgtacttggaagaatacaacgtaccaatacttaaagttagaaaaatgaagacaaaagataagacaagatgtgcaacttagaaaaaattaggccataaaaattgtttactaatatatatatatatatatatatatatatatatatatatatatatatatatatatatatatatataagggtatttttgtgaattaaaatttagcaggtacgggtatccacgggtacggatactatgatacccgtacccgccccgttaacatgcgggtatcaaaaatacccgtacccgcgggtaacgggtatccatttttaatatctgtttcctacccattgcgggttttatccacggatacccgcgggtacagatatttttgacatccctatatatatatatatatatatatatatatatatatatatatatatatggataatGATCATTTAACTAccttatttttactattatataaCTCCTTGACCCGGCCGGCCTacgtgaattttttttttttagaatttaatggCCAGGGTACGctttttgaattgaatttttttttaaaactaaaaaatagtgTGCAGGAAGAGGTCCAAAGTGCGGTTCTCACATTTTCAAAGTTTGGATTTCTTTTCTCTCGCGCAGATAAATTTTTGatgttcttcatctttttctccttttcataTGATGTTTGTGTTTTTGTATTGTGAGGCGAAGTGAGTTTAAAGCAatggaaaagaaattatttgtttttcgtgagaagaagaaagagcATAGAAAAATACGGTTTGTCGACCATACCAAAgtaaacactacaaaaaaaatcaattttttcaacagataaaatttgtatgtaatgCTTACAATCCATATGtaattgaatattatatatgGATTACATAAGAAAAACAATCCATATGTAAAATAGACGTCGAAAACTTTACATACAAAAAAATATCCGTATGTAATTTTACATACGAAATTTTTCGTAAATAATGAAATCCGTAGAAAATTACATATGAATTATTCTGTATGTAATTATGAGTGATTTATATACGAAATAATCTATATGTAACTTACATAATGAATAATTCGTATGTAACTTAAATATGGAATAATCCATTGATAGTGTAGGataaattatatacaaattatttcgTATGTAAATATGTATGTAATAATgtgtttttcaaattaaaaagtatatatttttatttttaattttcaagtaCATTTCCTATCAAAtgtaatgaaatttaaattaaacaaaataaattttaccaaCACATCATTCACAATAAGAATAAGAGTTATgaataacataaaattgaaatcCAAGATAACAACATTCCAAATCCAAGCTACAAACAAAATAAGTCCCAATAACTCGGTTCAAATTAAAGCTCTAATATATCATCCTAATCAAGATCTAATAAAACATAATCTAAAATTGATAACGTAGTCAagtgtaaaattataaatgtctAATATTTAGAGTAGTCATATCCTTGGTGTTCGTCTTTGTGTCTTTGTTGTTGGTTGTTTTACCCATCAACTCTCATTGCTCCATACCTTCTAACAATACAAAATCATACACATGAATCAAAACACTATTAAAAAGAATagttaattgaatcaaaaacggtattaaaaaggataaataattgaataaaaacagtATTAAAAAGGATAGTTAAACTATTTTCTCTCATCATTCCctaaaacaacataaaaaatcaaatattaaaaacgTTCCTTTTTCATAGAACCCCAAAAGGGCGTGCATGTGTGCTAGTTATAAAAGAAACCCAAAAAGAGACCTACCAgcacaaacaaaattataaaaatataattctatgcAACATATAGAAGTGAACTGAACTAGTATATAAAACAGAActgaattaatatattaaaatcgaTTGCAATGAAACAGTGACTACAACTACAATTAAACCTTGCTTCTAATTATTCGCACAACAtcattaacaaatattaatgagAAATTGACGCTCACACTTATATGCAAACACTTAAGATGAACTTTACAGGGTTAACTAATCCAGAGTTGTAATCcacatcattaaattttttcagATATAGATTAACTAATTATAAGTCTTTCTTCTACTAGTGTTGTGGTAAAAAGGTAAAAAGGAGCTTCAAAGAACCAAGTACCAGTACCTGTCC
Coding sequences:
- the LOC114165380 gene encoding UPF0481 protein At3g47200-like — translated: MDSSREPNVDPSSWILPIQVSLGTVRHGQVEACSISKVPDKLRKPNKDAYVPQVVSIGPYHRGSQNDLLLMMEQPKWNYMRSLIRRSVYQAQQEGRIEDGPGMVKVCGETILEIEYVVRASYVGNALSEPHELAKLMLLDGFFLLEFIHRLYEYKEALKAEDNGDYDDDPVFESHEKVLSVLSDLLLLENQVPFIVLKKLYRKLFPIPVPIQQDNRVATLAIGAVGYPSVVPTSGAAHLLHLVHLSIVNQEDRKNLGKRLKS